A stretch of the Vibrio sp. HB236076 genome encodes the following:
- a CDS encoding glycosyl transferase family protein, which yields MESSILECIRTVGRGERGRKPLSFEQAYTIMSEYLDGHCDADQMAMLLMLIRVQNETHDEIAGFVRAFQPRIAKINADIDWPCYAGKRLSLGKPWHLIAAKILAKQGQRVLLHGYKDSVNPREHASDYLEQIGIERAKDALHAQTLLDDKNIAYLPLENFAPQALAMMDWRHRYGLRTPINTVVRALNPGQARFGIRGSFHPGYQELHARIEHSVGTLSHTMLSFKGQSGESEYNPKVSQTVWLSQEQGVSELYWPAFDDLVLPRIDTCPLGTPDEDKDTMAKTVVSTLVSVLFTQLGDREQALNKAQTLWREYVDG from the coding sequence ATGGAAAGCAGCATTTTAGAGTGTATTCGTACGGTAGGACGCGGTGAGCGTGGCAGAAAGCCCCTTTCCTTTGAACAAGCGTACACCATTATGAGTGAGTATTTAGATGGCCATTGCGATGCCGATCAAATGGCGATGCTGTTAATGCTGATCCGAGTACAAAACGAAACCCATGACGAGATTGCCGGTTTTGTCCGTGCCTTTCAACCGCGTATTGCCAAGATCAACGCCGATATCGATTGGCCTTGTTATGCGGGTAAACGCTTAAGCCTTGGCAAACCCTGGCATCTGATTGCAGCCAAGATTTTGGCCAAGCAAGGCCAGCGCGTGTTACTGCACGGTTACAAAGACTCGGTTAACCCCCGTGAGCACGCGTCCGATTATCTTGAGCAGATCGGTATCGAACGAGCCAAAGACGCGTTGCACGCGCAAACCCTCCTCGACGACAAAAATATAGCGTATTTGCCGCTGGAAAACTTTGCTCCGCAAGCGCTAGCCATGATGGATTGGCGCCATCGCTACGGTCTTAGAACCCCTATCAATACCGTGGTGCGTGCACTCAATCCAGGCCAAGCTCGCTTTGGGATCCGCGGCAGTTTTCACCCGGGTTACCAGGAATTACACGCCAGAATTGAGCACAGTGTCGGTACATTAAGTCACACTATGCTGTCGTTTAAAGGGCAATCTGGTGAATCGGAGTACAACCCCAAAGTCAGCCAAACGGTGTGGCTCAGTCAAGAGCAAGGGGTGAGCGAGCTCTACTGGCCTGCCTTTGATGACTTAGTGCTACCGAGAATCGACACATGCCCATTGGGCACGCCAGACGAGGACAAAGACACCATGGCCAAAACGGTGGTGTCTACCTTAGTATCTGTGCTCTTTACTCAACTTGGCGATCGCGAACAAGCGCTGAATAAAGCACAAACGTTATGGCGCGAGTATGTCGATGGTTAA
- a CDS encoding ABC transporter ATP-binding protein — protein sequence MQAFLDISHIDMVFPTPNGPFTALKDVNLQINKGEFISLIGHSGCGKSTVLNVVAGLHNATSGGVILNGKEVNQPGPERAVVFQNHSLLPWLTAYQNVELAVKQVFSKTMNANEMKEWIEHNLQLVHMDHAINKRPDEISGGMKQRVGIARALAMQPEVLLMDEPFGALDALTRAHMQDSLMEIQDELNNTVIMITHDVDEAVLLSDKIVMMTNGPSATVGEILEVNLPRPRNRLTLAQDPSYNRLRSEVLTFLYEKQRKVEPLSQSKAKPSSTDKLKRA from the coding sequence ATGCAAGCATTTCTCGACATTAGTCATATTGATATGGTGTTTCCGACGCCAAATGGCCCTTTTACCGCGTTAAAAGACGTCAATTTACAAATTAACAAGGGCGAATTTATCTCGCTTATCGGCCACTCTGGTTGTGGTAAATCCACGGTACTCAACGTTGTCGCAGGGCTGCACAATGCCACGAGCGGCGGGGTAATTTTAAATGGCAAAGAGGTCAACCAACCCGGGCCCGAGCGAGCGGTGGTGTTTCAAAACCACTCCCTACTCCCTTGGTTAACGGCTTATCAAAATGTTGAACTGGCTGTCAAACAAGTCTTCTCAAAAACCATGAATGCCAATGAGATGAAAGAATGGATTGAGCACAATTTGCAGCTGGTGCACATGGATCACGCGATTAACAAGCGGCCAGATGAAATTTCTGGGGGGATGAAACAACGAGTTGGGATTGCCAGAGCACTTGCCATGCAACCCGAAGTATTGCTAATGGACGAGCCGTTTGGTGCCCTCGATGCACTAACACGCGCTCATATGCAAGATTCGTTAATGGAGATCCAAGACGAACTCAACAATACCGTGATCATGATTACTCATGACGTCGATGAAGCGGTGTTATTGTCCGATAAGATCGTCATGATGACCAATGGGCCAAGTGCGACCGTCGGTGAAATATTGGAGGTCAATTTACCAAGACCAAGAAACCGCTTAACCTTAGCCCAGGACCCAAGCTATAACCGTCTTCGCTCTGAAGTGCTGACCTTCCTCTATGAAAAGCAGCGCAAAGTCGAGCCCTTGAGTCAATCTAAAGCCAAGCCATCGTCCACTGATAAGCTCAAACGCGCTTGA
- the mqo gene encoding malate dehydrogenase (quinone), with translation MRQETGQRDLNQNGQKGKENQVDVVLIGGGIMSATLGSFLQQLEPNWQINLYECLSDVAQESSNGWNNAGTGHTSLAESNYTPLKADGSIDISKAIKIYQQFQLSRQFWAYLSEQGQLGTPSSFINSVPHLSFVSGQENVEFLRKRYQALSSLSLFEGMAYSEDPEQIRTWLPLMMEGRSSDQPIAATRSIDGTDVNFGELTRQMIDNLQRNERFSLQLKHKVTQLDKQSDGRWKVGVRCLTTGKEHTVLSRYVFIGAGGASLTLLQKSSIPEAKSYAGFPVGGQFLVTENPDLVNAHQAKVYGKAAVGAPPMSVPHMDTRVIDGKKMLLFGPFASFSSKFLKQGSLLDLFSSVTPHNVLPMMHVGLNNFDLVKYLVGQLTQSEDDRIKALQAFYPKAKASDWRLCQAGQRVQIIKKEAGKKAALHLGSELVHAKDGSLTALLGASPGASVSAAIMMELLERCFPEQMGSKAWQNKIQQMLPSYGQDLLDNPQLHQHVLAQTAKSLNLDNHLVELNTNVENTSHEAEKHQEADVA, from the coding sequence ATGAGACAAGAAACTGGTCAAAGAGACTTGAACCAGAATGGGCAAAAAGGCAAAGAAAACCAGGTTGATGTTGTGCTTATTGGCGGTGGGATCATGAGTGCCACACTGGGCAGTTTCCTACAACAATTGGAGCCCAACTGGCAAATCAACCTCTATGAGTGTTTAAGCGATGTCGCTCAAGAAAGTTCGAACGGTTGGAATAACGCCGGCACCGGTCACACCTCCTTAGCGGAGTCCAACTACACGCCTCTGAAAGCCGATGGCAGTATCGATATCAGTAAAGCGATTAAAATCTACCAACAGTTTCAATTATCACGCCAATTTTGGGCTTACCTAAGCGAGCAAGGTCAACTTGGCACGCCAAGCAGCTTCATCAATAGCGTGCCTCATTTGAGCTTTGTCAGTGGCCAAGAGAACGTCGAATTTTTGCGCAAACGCTATCAAGCCCTTTCCTCTTTGTCTTTGTTCGAAGGCATGGCTTATTCCGAAGACCCCGAGCAAATTCGCACTTGGTTGCCTTTGATGATGGAGGGTCGTTCCAGTGATCAGCCGATCGCCGCTACCCGCTCTATCGATGGCACGGATGTCAACTTTGGTGAGCTCACCCGCCAAATGATCGACAATTTGCAGCGCAACGAGCGTTTTTCACTGCAGTTAAAACACAAAGTGACTCAGCTTGACAAGCAAAGTGATGGCCGTTGGAAAGTGGGTGTGCGCTGTCTGACAACGGGTAAAGAGCACACCGTTCTTAGCCGTTACGTGTTCATCGGTGCTGGCGGTGCCTCATTGACCTTATTGCAAAAATCGTCGATCCCAGAAGCGAAATCGTATGCGGGTTTCCCGGTCGGGGGCCAATTTTTAGTGACTGAGAACCCAGATCTCGTCAACGCCCACCAAGCGAAAGTGTATGGCAAAGCGGCGGTCGGTGCTCCGCCGATGTCGGTCCCACACATGGATACTCGGGTCATTGATGGCAAAAAAATGCTGTTATTTGGGCCTTTTGCCAGTTTCTCGAGTAAATTCTTAAAACAGGGCTCGCTTCTCGATTTATTTTCGTCGGTCACACCACACAATGTGCTGCCAATGATGCACGTCGGGCTCAATAACTTTGACTTGGTGAAATACCTCGTCGGCCAACTAACGCAAAGTGAAGACGACCGCATCAAAGCCTTGCAAGCCTTTTACCCTAAGGCCAAAGCCAGTGACTGGCGTTTGTGTCAAGCCGGGCAACGAGTACAAATCATCAAAAAAGAAGCCGGTAAAAAAGCCGCATTACACTTAGGCTCTGAACTGGTTCACGCCAAAGACGGAAGCTTAACCGCACTCCTTGGTGCATCGCCGGGGGCCTCAGTTTCGGCCGCCATCATGATGGAATTACTCGAGCGTTGTTTCCCAGAACAAATGGGCAGCAAAGCGTGGCAAAACAAAATCCAACAAATGTTGCCATCGTATGGTCAGGATTTACTCGACAACCCACAGTTGCATCAACACGTATTGGCGCAGACGGCGAAAAGTCTCAACCTTGACAACCATTTAGTTGAATTAAACACCAATGTAGAGAACACGTCTCACGAGGCCGAAAAACATCAAGAGGCCGATGTCGCTTAA
- a CDS encoding type 1 glutamine amidotransferase domain-containing protein, with amino-acid sequence MKILMVLTSHDKLGDTGEKTGFWLEEFAAPYYQFLDAGSEITLASPLGGQPPLDPNSELEDFQTPATERFNQDPQAQAVLANTVKLETINSEDFDAVFYPGGHGPLWDLTSSATSIALIESFERAQKPISFVCHAPAVLKDVKAANGDVLIKGRKVTGFTNGEEAGVGLTDVVPFLIEDEFIRLGADYQKSDDWSEFVVEDGLLITGQNPASSEAVAKALLKRLS; translated from the coding sequence ATGAAGATTTTAATGGTACTAACGTCACACGATAAACTGGGCGATACCGGAGAAAAAACCGGCTTTTGGCTAGAAGAGTTTGCCGCGCCGTATTATCAGTTTCTCGATGCAGGCAGCGAGATTACTTTGGCTTCACCGCTTGGTGGTCAGCCCCCTTTAGACCCGAATAGTGAGCTAGAGGATTTTCAAACGCCAGCGACCGAGCGCTTCAACCAAGACCCACAAGCACAAGCGGTTTTGGCGAACACGGTCAAACTCGAGACCATCAATAGCGAAGACTTTGACGCGGTATTCTACCCTGGCGGTCATGGCCCATTGTGGGATTTAACGTCCTCAGCCACCTCAATTGCCTTGATCGAATCGTTCGAGCGAGCCCAAAAACCCATCAGCTTTGTGTGTCATGCGCCAGCGGTACTTAAAGACGTGAAAGCCGCTAATGGCGATGTATTGATCAAAGGGCGCAAGGTCACCGGCTTTACCAATGGTGAAGAAGCCGGCGTAGGGCTGACTGACGTGGTGCCGTTTTTGATTGAAGACGAATTCATTCGACTGGGCGCCGATTACCAAAAATCTGACGACTGGAGTGAGTTTGTGGTTGAAGACGGTCTGTTGATCACCGGTCAAAACCCAGCCAGTTCCGAGGCCGTTGCCAAAGCGCTGCTCAAGCGTTTGTCGTAA
- the speB gene encoding agmatinase produces the protein MHDVFSKEDFSLYSNAMTFMRAPYLRDPRQSEADVAILGVPFDMATSGRPGSRLGPDAIRRASVNLSWEGRRFPWSFKLSDRLSLVDAGDLVFDCGDAKDLSARLQFAAEQIIASGKALLAFGGDHFVSLPLLRAHHAHYGKMALVHFDAHTDTYSYGSEYDHGTMFYRAPKEGLIDLEHSVQIGIRTEYEADNHGFEVINGMEANDWSVDEIVRRIKQRVGDLPVYLTFDIDCLDPAYAPGTGTPVCGGLSTDKILKVIRALQGINLVGMDVVEVAPGYDQSEVTALAAATIALDLLHLYSTKA, from the coding sequence ATGCATGACGTTTTTAGCAAAGAAGATTTTTCTTTGTATTCCAATGCAATGACATTTATGCGCGCGCCTTACCTGCGCGACCCACGTCAAAGCGAAGCCGATGTGGCCATTTTAGGCGTGCCGTTTGACATGGCAACGTCTGGTCGTCCGGGTTCTCGTTTGGGGCCCGATGCCATTCGTCGTGCTTCGGTGAACTTGTCGTGGGAAGGGCGTCGTTTCCCTTGGTCATTCAAACTTAGCGACCGCTTGTCTTTGGTCGATGCCGGTGACTTAGTGTTTGATTGCGGCGATGCGAAAGACTTGTCTGCTCGCTTACAGTTTGCTGCCGAGCAGATCATTGCGAGTGGTAAAGCCTTATTGGCCTTTGGCGGCGATCATTTTGTGTCACTGCCATTATTGCGCGCCCATCATGCTCACTATGGCAAGATGGCACTCGTTCACTTTGATGCCCATACTGATACGTATTCGTACGGCAGCGAATACGATCACGGCACCATGTTCTATCGCGCGCCGAAGGAGGGGTTAATCGATCTCGAGCATTCCGTGCAAATCGGTATTCGTACCGAATACGAGGCGGATAATCATGGTTTTGAGGTGATCAACGGCATGGAAGCGAACGATTGGTCTGTCGATGAGATTGTACGTCGTATCAAACAGCGAGTCGGGGACTTACCTGTTTATTTGACCTTTGATATTGATTGCCTTGATCCTGCTTATGCACCTGGTACGGGGACCCCGGTCTGTGGTGGACTAAGTACCGATAAAATTTTAAAAGTGATTCGCGCCTTGCAGGGGATTAATTTGGTCGGAATGGATGTCGTTGAAGTGGCGCCAGGTTACGACCAAAGTGAGGTGACCGCACTCGCCGCCGCGACCATTGCACTTGATCTGTTGCATCTTTACAGCACCAAAGCCTAA
- a CDS encoding DUF2955 domain-containing protein — MYELLRKTLIILICLMLSKTLHMTVGVYLLLFAILLSTTTVSKHIHQLLGKLLPAVICALGATLVNQAFSEHPFIIWTCCLVFFDHVRRQANTNLKIGQAVLPLFMIIFVTTYHNSGTYTDALIFYMHDVVLSAGVVAFVTSFMNHIMPPKSAPSAPQVIHQPVTGSDRLKILVLVGGGLAFIMINQVTSAVFCLVPLVTSAMQPTHQHMKQHSKEKLLSQIGGCCLAIIMSMVYSGTEVNLFSYALISFLLIYLILYWIQHSEPVDKAIHGDALMGFLIPYQLYIAQYGNNFGLNSITLRATELMIALVIIYIVAHWLDSLARHRPPAQ, encoded by the coding sequence ATGTACGAGCTGCTACGAAAAACACTGATCATTTTAATTTGCTTAATGCTGAGTAAAACACTGCATATGACGGTCGGTGTTTACTTGTTGTTATTTGCGATTTTATTATCAACCACAACGGTGTCTAAGCACATTCATCAGTTACTGGGGAAATTATTGCCCGCCGTCATATGCGCCTTAGGGGCTACCTTAGTCAACCAAGCCTTCAGTGAACACCCCTTCATTATTTGGACCTGCTGCCTGGTGTTTTTTGATCACGTACGCCGCCAAGCCAATACCAACCTCAAAATTGGCCAAGCGGTACTGCCTTTGTTCATGATCATTTTTGTCACCACTTATCACAATAGCGGTACGTATACCGATGCACTTATTTTTTACATGCACGACGTAGTGTTAAGTGCCGGGGTTGTCGCTTTCGTCACGAGCTTTATGAATCATATCATGCCGCCCAAAAGTGCCCCTTCGGCACCGCAAGTCATTCACCAACCTGTAACCGGCAGTGATCGGCTCAAAATACTGGTATTGGTTGGCGGCGGCTTGGCCTTTATCATGATCAATCAAGTCACCAGTGCGGTATTTTGCTTAGTGCCCTTAGTCACCTCCGCGATGCAACCGACCCATCAGCACATGAAACAACATTCAAAAGAAAAATTGTTGTCGCAGATTGGCGGCTGTTGTCTGGCGATCATCATGTCGATGGTGTACTCAGGTACGGAAGTGAATCTATTTAGCTACGCGTTAATCTCCTTTTTGTTGATTTACCTCATTTTGTACTGGATACAGCATTCAGAGCCGGTGGACAAAGCGATTCACGGCGACGCTTTAATGGGCTTTTTAATTCCATATCAATTGTACATTGCCCAATACGGCAACAATTTTGGCCTTAATTCCATTACTTTGCGCGCTACAGAATTGATGATTGCCTTAGTGATCATCTATATTGTTGCCCACTGGCTAGATTCGTTAGCTCGACATCGCCCTCCAGCTCAGTAG
- a CDS encoding CmpA/NrtA family ABC transporter substrate-binding protein: protein MKKNALRSAVIAAVSTFCLLAPVSLNAEELGWPEKEELTFGFIKLTDMAPIAIAYEKGYFEDEGLYVTIEAQANWKVLLDGVIDGRLDGAHMLAGQPIAATIGYGTKADIITPFSMDLNGNGITVSNEVWQQMKANIPKMDDGRPVHPIKADALKPVVDQYNAEGKPFKMGMVFPVSTHNYELRYWLAAGGIHPGYYAPHRGDTSGQLDADALLSVTPPPQMPATLEAGTIFGYCVGEPWNQQAVFKGIGVPVVTDYEIWKNNPEKVFGITKQFAEKYPNTTIRLTRALIRAAKWLDDNDNANRPEAVKILSQSNYVGADYDVIANSMTGTFEYEKGDKRAVPDFNVFFRHNATYPYYSDAIWYLTQMRRWGQISEPQSDEWYKETAKKVYRPDIYIKAAQSLIDEKLMDKADFPDFSQEDGYRQPQTHFIDNIVYDGNKPNDYIDKFSIGLKAQQKL, encoded by the coding sequence ATGAAAAAGAATGCCCTGAGAAGCGCTGTGATCGCTGCGGTCAGTACCTTCTGCCTGCTTGCCCCCGTTAGCCTTAATGCCGAAGAGCTTGGCTGGCCCGAGAAAGAAGAGCTTACCTTTGGCTTTATCAAACTCACGGATATGGCCCCCATCGCCATTGCGTATGAAAAAGGCTACTTTGAAGACGAAGGCTTGTACGTCACCATTGAAGCGCAAGCAAACTGGAAAGTCTTGCTAGACGGGGTGATTGATGGCCGTCTCGATGGCGCCCACATGCTCGCAGGCCAACCGATAGCCGCGACCATTGGCTATGGCACCAAAGCGGATATCATTACCCCATTTTCTATGGATCTTAACGGCAACGGCATTACGGTCTCCAACGAGGTTTGGCAACAAATGAAAGCCAATATCCCTAAAATGGACGACGGTAGACCGGTTCACCCAATCAAAGCCGACGCACTAAAACCGGTGGTCGACCAATACAATGCCGAAGGCAAGCCGTTTAAAATGGGCATGGTCTTTCCCGTTTCGACCCACAATTACGAACTTCGCTATTGGTTAGCCGCCGGGGGTATTCACCCAGGCTACTACGCCCCACACCGCGGTGATACGTCAGGTCAACTCGATGCCGACGCTTTACTGTCTGTCACACCGCCGCCACAAATGCCCGCCACCTTAGAAGCCGGTACGATTTTCGGTTATTGCGTTGGCGAACCGTGGAACCAACAAGCGGTGTTTAAAGGCATTGGTGTCCCTGTGGTCACCGACTATGAAATCTGGAAAAACAACCCAGAGAAAGTTTTTGGTATCACCAAACAATTTGCTGAAAAATACCCCAATACGACCATTCGTCTCACCCGTGCGTTGATCCGCGCCGCCAAATGGTTAGATGACAACGACAATGCCAATCGCCCGGAAGCGGTCAAAATCTTATCGCAATCAAACTACGTTGGCGCCGACTACGACGTGATAGCCAACAGCATGACGGGCACGTTTGAGTACGAAAAAGGCGATAAGCGCGCCGTGCCTGATTTTAATGTCTTTTTCCGCCACAACGCCACTTACCCCTATTACTCTGATGCCATTTGGTATTTGACCCAAATGCGTCGTTGGGGGCAGATCAGTGAACCACAAAGTGATGAGTGGTACAAAGAAACGGCGAAAAAAGTCTATCGTCCAGACATTTACATCAAAGCCGCACAATCGCTTATCGATGAAAAATTAATGGATAAAGCCGACTTCCCCGACTTTAGTCAAGAAGATGGTTACCGCCAACCGCAAACTCACTTTATCGACAACATTGTTTACGACGGCAACAAGCCCAACGACTACATCGACAAATTTTCGATTGGTCTCAAAGCCCAACAAAAACTGTAA
- the chrA gene encoding chromate efflux transporter, with product MNSWSIFKVFFGLGCYSFGGPAAHIGYFRNQFVIQRQWLSEEEFAQLVALSQFLPGPGSSQVGFALGYKQGGLPGAISAFLGFTLPSIFAMMALALVGNQLTEHSAYQGFVHGLKLLAVVVVADATWGMYKNFCQHKVTQLLAGITAVCLLIAPSLWLQLVLILLAGLVGSTWLARSAAPSSSSVFRPNLWPIALFFIVLLSMPWLGEVFSLASLFNDFYQAGTLVFGGGHVVLPLLQTLVGEQLTSDQFLAGYAAAQAVPGPMFTFATFLGYFLYPQPIVGAIVATIAIFAPGFLLLLGVIKHWQVLANQPRIAGALKGVNASVVGLLAAALYQPVMSSAVVNASDMALVVAGFIALKTLKLPIIALIGLFAGLGILVL from the coding sequence ATGAATTCATGGTCGATTTTTAAAGTGTTTTTTGGTTTGGGCTGCTACAGCTTTGGGGGTCCGGCTGCTCATATTGGTTATTTTCGCAACCAGTTTGTGATTCAAAGACAATGGCTTAGTGAAGAAGAGTTTGCTCAACTCGTCGCGTTAAGCCAATTTTTACCCGGCCCCGGTTCCAGCCAAGTTGGGTTTGCCTTGGGCTACAAACAAGGTGGTTTACCCGGAGCGATTAGCGCATTTTTGGGATTTACGCTACCGTCTATTTTCGCCATGATGGCTCTTGCACTTGTTGGCAACCAACTCACCGAACACTCAGCCTATCAAGGTTTTGTTCACGGCCTCAAACTGTTGGCCGTTGTGGTGGTCGCCGATGCGACATGGGGAATGTACAAAAACTTCTGTCAGCATAAAGTGACCCAACTGCTGGCCGGGATCACCGCGGTGTGTTTGCTCATCGCACCGAGCCTGTGGTTACAATTGGTGTTAATTTTGCTTGCCGGACTGGTTGGCTCAACCTGGTTAGCTCGCTCGGCAGCCCCTTCTTCATCAAGCGTTTTTCGCCCTAACCTTTGGCCGATTGCGCTGTTCTTCATTGTATTGCTATCGATGCCATGGCTTGGTGAGGTGTTCTCGCTTGCAAGCCTGTTTAACGACTTTTATCAAGCCGGCACCTTGGTGTTTGGTGGCGGTCATGTGGTCTTGCCGTTATTGCAAACCTTAGTCGGTGAACAATTGACTTCTGATCAATTTTTAGCAGGCTACGCAGCGGCTCAAGCTGTTCCTGGCCCGATGTTTACTTTCGCTACCTTTTTGGGCTACTTTTTATACCCGCAGCCTATTGTTGGCGCAATCGTTGCCACCATCGCAATCTTTGCTCCGGGTTTTCTCCTTTTGCTGGGCGTGATTAAGCATTGGCAAGTCCTCGCCAATCAGCCGCGCATTGCCGGTGCGCTCAAAGGTGTGAATGCCAGTGTGGTCGGCTTATTGGCCGCCGCGCTCTATCAACCCGTGATGAGTAGTGCGGTGGTCAACGCCAGTGACATGGCCTTGGTGGTGGCAGGATTTATCGCCTTGAAAACGTTAAAACTCCCCATCATTGCCTTAATCGGCCTCTTTGCTGGCCTCGGTATCTTGGTACTTTAA
- a CDS encoding efflux RND transporter periplasmic adaptor subunit, whose product MKRDIYAYITTCVLVIAVGFSAFLVYTDNAIPFTTQATVKTTSINVVPEVKGYITDVYVREGQRVPAGAPLLQIDRTDYQIAKDKALAVQKQRQSTLAKSTRHYQRIRALAKKGSISQDDLDVAKEAMANANAQLEQANADLATAKRNLERTLMIAKHAGVVTNLAYKPGMYVSPSSVAVHLVNRQDLWVAADFTEKGLPALQKNRHVNIVFDALPNRVFQGQISAIDQAIQSGLNDAGQLATVTNETRWIRSQQKVRVRIRLDEMPSNVVAGGRASVMLRDDGKVSDTWMSLLSWLRYLY is encoded by the coding sequence ATGAAACGTGATATTTACGCCTACATTACGACTTGTGTTCTTGTGATCGCCGTCGGTTTTAGCGCGTTTTTGGTTTACACCGACAATGCCATTCCCTTTACCACACAAGCGACAGTCAAAACCACCTCAATTAATGTGGTCCCTGAAGTGAAGGGGTATATTACTGATGTCTACGTTCGCGAGGGACAACGCGTACCAGCCGGGGCACCGCTGTTGCAGATTGATCGCACTGACTATCAAATAGCCAAAGACAAAGCGTTAGCCGTCCAGAAACAACGACAGAGTACACTGGCGAAAAGTACACGTCACTATCAGCGAATTCGCGCGTTAGCCAAAAAAGGCTCCATCAGCCAAGACGACCTCGATGTTGCCAAAGAAGCCATGGCCAACGCCAACGCACAACTTGAGCAAGCCAATGCCGATCTCGCGACGGCAAAGCGAAACTTAGAGCGTACCCTGATGATTGCCAAACACGCTGGGGTTGTCACCAATTTGGCCTATAAACCTGGTATGTACGTTAGCCCGTCTTCGGTGGCGGTTCACTTGGTCAACCGCCAAGATTTATGGGTCGCCGCGGATTTTACTGAAAAAGGCTTACCGGCATTACAGAAAAATCGCCACGTCAATATCGTGTTTGATGCTCTGCCCAACCGCGTATTCCAAGGCCAAATTAGCGCCATCGACCAAGCCATTCAATCGGGTCTTAACGATGCCGGCCAACTCGCGACAGTGACCAATGAAACACGCTGGATCCGCTCCCAGCAAAAAGTCCGCGTCCGAATTCGTCTTGATGAGATGCCAAGCAACGTGGTGGCGGGCGGCCGTGCCAGTGTCATGCTCCGCGATGACGGCAAGGTGTCCGATACTTGGATGTCCCTATTGAGCTGGTTGAGATACTTATACTAA
- a CDS encoding ABC transporter permease, whose translation MKTQPLNAKAESTVITVISDWCTQQLKALLLPIAGIACFLLIWSIAANQINTSLGKFPGPSQVSEQIVNLYLEHNQEREKEQAFYQRQEERNAKRVAADPSYEPKIRAYTGKETFLDQIVTSLITVMTGFIVAAIIAIPLGIAIGLSRSLNTAINPIIQIFKPVSPLAWLPLVTMVVSAVYTTSDPMFAKSFINSVITVTLCCLWPMVINTAVGVSSIEKDWVNVSRVLRLPPLTHVRKIVLPSSVPAIFTGMRLSLGIAWMVLIAAEMLAQNPGLGKFVWDEFQNGSSQSLSRIMTAVLVIGLIGFMLDRSMMQLQRWVSWDKAAEVR comes from the coding sequence ATGAAAACACAACCACTTAACGCCAAGGCCGAAAGCACGGTAATCACGGTGATCAGCGATTGGTGCACTCAACAATTGAAAGCCTTGTTATTACCCATTGCGGGCATCGCCTGTTTTTTGCTCATTTGGTCAATTGCCGCCAATCAAATCAATACGTCGCTGGGTAAATTCCCAGGGCCATCACAAGTTTCAGAGCAAATCGTCAATCTTTATTTAGAACACAACCAAGAGCGAGAGAAAGAGCAAGCGTTCTACCAACGCCAAGAAGAGCGCAATGCCAAACGCGTTGCCGCCGACCCTTCCTATGAACCTAAAATACGCGCCTATACCGGCAAAGAAACCTTTCTCGACCAGATTGTCACCAGCTTAATCACGGTGATGACTGGGTTTATCGTCGCCGCCATCATTGCGATTCCATTGGGTATTGCCATTGGCTTGAGTCGCTCTCTCAATACGGCGATCAACCCAATTATTCAGATCTTTAAACCCGTTTCGCCATTGGCTTGGCTACCTTTAGTGACCATGGTGGTCAGCGCGGTGTATACCACGTCCGACCCGATGTTTGCCAAGTCATTTATCAACTCAGTGATCACGGTAACCTTATGCTGTTTGTGGCCCATGGTCATCAATACCGCCGTCGGAGTGAGCTCTATTGAAAAAGATTGGGTTAACGTGAGCCGAGTGCTACGCCTGCCCCCATTAACCCATGTCAGAAAAATCGTCTTACCGTCGTCTGTGCCTGCTATCTTTACCGGAATGAGATTGTCACTTGGTATTGCTTGGATGGTGCTGATCGCCGCTGAGATGCTGGCGCAAAACCCAGGCCTTGGCAAATTTGTTTGGGATGAGTTTCAAAACGGCAGCTCACAATCCCTGAGTCGAATCATGACGGCGGTCCTGGTCATTGGCTTAATTGGCTTCATGCTCGATCGCAGTATGATGCAATTGCAACGTTGGGTGAGCTGGGATAAAGCCGCCGAAGTACGATAA